GCCCTCGCCTGCAGGCGTCAGGCGCACACCGCGGGCATGGCGCTGTAACAGCGTTGTACCCAGCGCGGCCTCGAGGTCGGACAGGCGTTTGCTGATGGCCGATGCGGCGATGAATTCGCGCTCGGCCGCCCGGCCGATGCTCCCCAGCTCGCACACCGCCACATAGAGCTGGAGCGAGGTGAGGTCGATCTGGCGGGCGAAGTTGCGTTCCGAGAGCATGGGTTTGGACTTCTCAATAGGAGAAGTCGAATGGCGATTTTCCCCTATGAGTCAGATCTTTGTCATCTCTGAATGAGATGGCTTCCCTGCCCGAATGCGCAAGCTCGGGCGCAAAAAAAGCCCGCACGGCGGCGGGCTTGTCGTGGAGGGCCTTCCATGCGGAAGGCCGGGCCTTGCGGGCTTACTTGATGTCGCGGCGCACCGGACCGGTGAACAGCTGGCGCGGGCGGCCGATCTTGTACTCGGGGTCGCCGATCATTTCGTTCAACTGGGCAATCCAGCCGACGGTGCGGGCCAGGGCGAAGATGCCGGTGAACAGGTTGACCGGGATGCCGATGGCGCGCTGCACGATGCCGGAGTAGAAGTCCACGTTCGGGTAGAGCTTGCGCGAGACGAAGTACTCGTCTTCCAGGGCGATCTTCTCCAGCTCCTTGGCGAGCTTGAACAGAGGATCGTTTTCCAGGCCGAGTTCGGCCAGCACCTCGTTGCAGGTCTCCTGCATGAGCTTGGCGCGCGGGTCGTAGTTCTTGTACACGCGGTGGCCAAAACCCATGAGCTTGACGCCGGAGTTCTTGTCCTTGACCTTCTCCATGAACTCGCCGACCTTGGACACACCGCCCTGGCGCTGGATGTCTTCCAGCATGTTCAGGCAGGCTTCGTTGGCGCCACCGTGGGCGGGGCCCCAGAGACAGGCCACGCCGGCCGCGATGGCTGCGAACGGGTTGGTGCCCGACGAGGCGCACAGGCGCACCGTGGAGGTGGAGGCGTTCTGCTCGTGGTCGGCGTGCAGGATGAAGATGCGGTCCAGCGCGCGTTCCAGCACCGGGTTGACCACGTACTCTTCGCAGGGCGTGCCGAACATCATGCGCAGGAAATTGCCCGCGTACGACAGGTTGTTCTGCGGGTACATGTAGGGCTGGCCCATCTTGTACTTGTACGACATGGCCACCAGCGTGGGCAGCTTGGCGATCAGGCGGATGGCCGCGATCTCGCGATGCTCCGGGTTGTTGATGTCGGTGCTGTCGTGGTAGAAGGCCGACATGCCCCCGACCAGGCCGGTCAGGATCGCCATCGGGTGGGCATCGCGGCGGAAACCACGCAGGAAGAACTGCATCTGCTCGTGAACCATGGTGTGGTTCGTCACGAGCTTGTGGAAGTCCGTGCGCTGCTTGTCGTCCGGCAGTTCACCATTGAGCAGCAGGTAGCAGGTGTCGAGGAAGTCGACCTTGGTGGCCAGTTGCTCGATCGGATAGCCGCGGTACAGCAGTTCGCCCTTGTCGCCGTCGATGTAGGTGATGGCCGACTGGCAAGCCGCCGTGGACAGAAAACCCGGGTCGTAGGTGAACATTCCCGACTGCGCGTAGAGCTTGCGGATGTCGATCACGTCCGGGCCAATGCTGCCGGCGTAGACCGGCATGTCCACGCTCGGGCTGCCGTTGGAAAAGGACAGGGTGGCTTTGTTGTCGACGAGTTTCATGCGGTTTCCTTTTGCGGCTGACGATTGGTAAGCGGGGTTGCGCGTAGCAGACCCAGAAGGTGCGTGACGTCGTCACGCGCCAGGTCGCCCTCGGGCTCCTTGCGGGCCAACAGCAGATCGAGCAGATCGTTGTCGGACAAATCCATCAAGGCACCCAGTGCCTCGGCCTGACGAACCGTCAAGCC
The sequence above is a segment of the Hydrogenophaga sp. BPS33 genome. Coding sequences within it:
- a CDS encoding FAD assembly factor SdhE, giving the protein MDVTTTTDPLLDERALSKLRWRCRRGLLENDLFIERFFARHASGLTVRQAEALGALMDLSDNDLLDLLLARKEPEGDLARDDVTHLLGLLRATPLTNRQPQKETA
- the gltA gene encoding citrate synthase, translated to MKLVDNKATLSFSNGSPSVDMPVYAGSIGPDVIDIRKLYAQSGMFTYDPGFLSTAACQSAITYIDGDKGELLYRGYPIEQLATKVDFLDTCYLLLNGELPDDKQRTDFHKLVTNHTMVHEQMQFFLRGFRRDAHPMAILTGLVGGMSAFYHDSTDINNPEHREIAAIRLIAKLPTLVAMSYKYKMGQPYMYPQNNLSYAGNFLRMMFGTPCEEYVVNPVLERALDRIFILHADHEQNASTSTVRLCASSGTNPFAAIAAGVACLWGPAHGGANEACLNMLEDIQRQGGVSKVGEFMEKVKDKNSGVKLMGFGHRVYKNYDPRAKLMQETCNEVLAELGLENDPLFKLAKELEKIALEDEYFVSRKLYPNVDFYSGIVQRAIGIPVNLFTGIFALARTVGWIAQLNEMIGDPEYKIGRPRQLFTGPVRRDIK